The Hydrogenobacter thermophilus TK-6 genome window below encodes:
- a CDS encoding nucleotidyltransferase — MERVIDLLRQFVVETGKPLDIILVGAMALPFYHVKLRFTQDLDAEIKQGDIEELYSYLKAKGLESDLSENISGWSIISMPSGYRERSRVVYKDQLLTIRVLSPEDYIIMKLRRGTAQDIEDAIEVAIAQKVKKEDLEVLFEKVLKESIKDTALFNFRRIYQVFTEELGRKVYNQNRPMP, encoded by the coding sequence GTGGAGAGAGTGATTGATTTGCTCAGGCAATTTGTTGTAGAAACTGGGAAGCCTCTGGATATTATACTGGTAGGAGCTATGGCACTGCCCTTTTACCATGTGAAGCTTAGGTTCACACAGGACCTGGACGCAGAAATTAAGCAGGGAGACATAGAAGAGCTCTACTCTTACCTGAAGGCAAAAGGTCTTGAAAGTGATCTATCTGAGAACATATCCGGGTGGAGCATCATCTCCATGCCCTCAGGCTACAGGGAGAGGAGCAGGGTGGTCTACAAAGACCAGCTACTTACCATCAGAGTCCTGAGCCCTGAAGACTACATTATCATGAAGCTAAGAAGAGGCACAGCGCAGGACATAGAAGACGCGATTGAGGTAGCTATAGCACAGAAAGTAAAGAAGGAAGACTTGGAGGTGCTTTTTGAAAAGGTTCTAAAAGAATCGATTAAAGACACAGCGCTGTTTAACTTCAGGCGGATTTACCAGGTTTTTACAGAGGAGCTTGGCAGAAAAGTTTATAACCAAAACCGGCCTATGCCCTGA